The following are encoded together in the Gadus chalcogrammus isolate NIFS_2021 chromosome 2, NIFS_Gcha_1.0, whole genome shotgun sequence genome:
- the cbx7a gene encoding chromobox homolog 7a has translation MELSSIGEQVFAVESITKKRVRKGNVEYLLKWQGWPQKYSTWEPEDHILDPRLVLAYEEKEERDRAVAFRRKGLRPRRLLLRNLFAMDLRSQHKEEAAPPPRLRLSLARSMSTDVDPGGRGGLCRRLAGRRGGARPSAHGPSRRSECSSPMTLHPEDSSAEESLALNLLAVHSLARGGSSSGEDPDLGVTLGGPAAETPVSPGSQSESWDCMSEAGPKDVLSDGGEGDVDSSTGSREGGRGLSGDVGVGGRGLSGDVGVWGRGLSGDVGVGGRGLSGDVGVGVRGLLGGGGALPPPGPAWQRSGASVIVNIQGSGPLDPRRVEPSPGDPEGGSGAPALLAPALPGDEDVAAGTPDEKVTVTQVTINAVTVTFREATEAEGFFKGL, from the exons ATGGAGCTGTCCTCCATCGGAGAGCAGGTGTTCGCCGTGGAGTCAATCACCAAGAAGCGCGTGCGAAAG GGGAACGTGGAGTACCTCCTGAAGTGGCAGGGATGGCCCCAGAA GTACAGCACCTGGGAGCCCGAGGACCACATCCTGGACCCGCGCCTGGTGCTAGCCTACGAGGAGAA ggaggagCGGGACCGTGCGGTGGCGTTCCGGAGGAAGGGTCTCCGTCCCCGGCGGCTGCTGCTGAGG AATCTCTTCGCCATGGACCTCCGTAGCCAGCACAAGGAGGAGGCCGCGCCCCCTCCGCGGCTCCGCCTCTCTCTGGCGCGCTCCATGAGCACCGACGTGgacccgggggggcgggggggcctgTGCCGCCGGCTGGCCGGGCGCCGGGGGGGGGCGAGGCCCTCAGCTCACGGGCCGTCCC gcCGTTCTGAGTGCAGCTCCCCGATGACGCTTCACCCTGAGGACTCGTCAGCGGAGGAGAGCCTCGCCCTCAACCTACTGGCCGTGCACTCGCTGGCCCGGGGGGGCTCCAGCTCCGGGGAGGACCCCGACCTGGGGGTCACGCTGGGGGGGCCCGCCGCCGAGACCCCCGTGTCCCcgggcagccaatcagagagctggGATTGCATGTCGGAGGCGGGGCCCAAAGACGTCCTTAGCGACGGCGGGGAGGGGGACGTGGACAGCAGCACGGGCAgccgggagggggggcggggtctgtcGGGGgacgtgggggtgggggggcggggtctgtcGGGGGAcgtgggggtgtgggggcggggtctgTCGGGGgacgtgggggtgggggggcggggtctgtcGGGGgacgtgggggtgggggtgcggggtctgttggggggcgggggggctctCCCCCCACCGGGCCCCGCCTGGCAGAGGAGCGGCGCGTCGGTGATCGTGAACATTCAGGGGAGCGGGCCCCTGGACCCCCGGAGGGTCGAACCCTCCCCCGGGGACCCCGAGGGGGGGTCCGGGGCCCCGGCGCTGCTCGCCCCGGCGCTCCCGGGAGACGAGGACGTGGCCGCCGGGACCCCCGACGAGAAGGTGACCGTCACCCAGGTGACCATCAACGCCGTGACCGTGACGTTCCGGGAGGCCACGGAGGCCGAGGGCTTCTTCAAAGGCCTCTAG